The Caldicellulosiruptor acetigenus DNA window AACATTTGGCTTTTCAATTTTGAACCTTGCTCTCAAGACCGCAGAATCAACCTCTGGTTTGGGGTAAAAAACATTCTTGCTGACATAAAAATAATCCTCTATCTCACAGTAAAAGTTCATTGCAACTGTGAGATTTCCATACTCTTTTGTCCCTGGTTTTGCTAAAAGCCTTTGTGCAACCTCTTTTTGAACCATGATTGTAAACTTCTCTATACACTCTCTTTCTTCAAAAAGTTTAAAGAGTATCTGCGATGTGACATAATATGGCAGATTGCCAACAATATATACCTTGTTGCCATTTGTTAAATCTTTAACATTGAGTTCAAGAAAGTCACTATTTACTATTTGGACGTTTGAAATAACCTGGCAAACTTCTTTTAAGACATTCAATATCTTTTTGTCAATCTCAACCGCAAATACTTTCTGTGCAGTTTTTGCCAAATAAACTGTAAGTGTTCCAGGGCCTGCACCTATCTCAACAACTTCTTTTCCTTCCACCTGGGAAAATAAAATGATTTTTCTTACTACATTTTCATCAACTAAAAAGTTCTGGCCAAGTTTTTTGTTTGGAGAAAGTCCATACTTTTCAAGAAGACTTAAAAGCTCGGTTTTTGTGATGGCTGGATTCACTCCTTTTTTAAAGTTGTTGATAACATTTAAAAATAAATGGCTCTGAAGACCTGAAAGCCCTCAGAACCATTTCTATTTTTAATCTTTTGGTTCAGCCTTTTTCAAAACCTCTTTGACTGCCCACTTGTAAATTTTGAGCTTTACCCTGTCTGCTCCTACTTCAATTGTCAAAATATCATCCTTGATATTCACAATCTTGCCGATAATTCCAGCGTTTGTGACTATCTCATCTCCAACAATTAAAGAATTAATCATCTCTCTGAACTGTTTTTCTCTTCTTCTCTGTGGAACAATTATGAGAAGGTAGAGAACTACAAACATCAATATAAGAGGTATGAACTGTGCAAGCAAAGCAATTGCTGTTGCTCCTGCTGGTGCCTGCTGCTGAGAGCTTTGATTGCCTGTTGCATACGCAATTTCAAATAAAAGATTACTCAAGCTCATAAACTTTTTATCCCCCTGCCACCATTTGATTTTTAAGATTAAAATTATGCATAATAATATTATAACAGTTATCAAAAAATAGGCAAGCACTTTTGAAAGACTAAAAAGGAGGCTGTGAAAATTGGAAAAATCTGTTGGGAAGCTTAAAATTGAAAGGCTTTTTTCAGGTGGTGTCATCACAAACTACTACTGTTCTTCTGCTTGCAAACACTGCCTTTACAACAGCTCGCCATCCTGGAAAAAAGAATATATGCCAGAAGAAATGGCAGACAAAGTATTTAAGACATTAAAAAAATTTGGAGTTTTTTCGGTTCACATAGGCGGTGGAGAGCCTTTTTTGAACTTTGAAGGATTAAAGAAAGTTATTAATAAAGCAAATGAAAATGGGATTTACATTGAGTACATAGAGACAAACGCTTCGTGGGTTGAAAATGAAGATGAGGTAAAAAGAAGATTAAAAGAATTGAAAAATCTTGGAATTGAAACAATACTTGTCTCAATCAGCCCTTTTCACAATGAATATATTCCATTCAAAAAGGTTTTAAGATTAATCCAGCTTCTGAATGAGGTTGGTATTGGAATTTTCCCTTGGATTGAAGGTTTTGCAAATGAAATTAGAAGGCTGAATATAGACAAAACACATTCTCTTTCTGAATACAAAGATTTATTCGGAGAAAACTACATAAGACATCTTCCCCAAAGGTATTATCTTACCCTAAACGGCAGGGCAATTAAAACATTTGAAGAATATTTTCCAACAAAATCTGCTGATGAGATAGTTAAAAATTCACCTGCATGTTTTGAGCTTTATAGCAAAAACCATTTTCATATGGACCTTTTTGGCAATTTCATTCCAAATCCATGTGTGGGCTTTAGAATCTCCATAGATGACCTTGGAAAAGAGCTTGACACAGGCAAATACTTTTTTGTAAATCTGCTCTACACCCAAGGAGTAAGAGGGCTTTTTGAATATGCAAAAGAAAACTATGGCTATACACCCTCAAAGAAATTTTTGAACAAATGCAGCCTGTGTTTTGATATTCGAAAATTTCTGGTGTTAGACAAAAACATAGAAGCACCTGATTTGGGACCAAGAGAGTTTTACTTAAACTTCTAAATCTTTTTTAGCTTTTTCTTTAAAGCTTCTGCACCCATGCCACTTAGCAAAAAGAGGGTAAATATTGCTGGATAGTGATACCGCGGTTGAACCTCTAAAAAGATATGAACAGCAACATATCCAAGAAATATTAGGCTTGTGAGCAAAATAACTTCATCGTTACTATTCTTTTTTCTAAAAACAGATGCAAAGACAATATAAAGCAAAATTGTGTAGTAATAAAGCTGAGAAAGCATGTAAAAGATTGTTGGATGGCTTTTTACAAATTTTACAAACCATGTATTTTTATAAACTTTAAAAGTGCTCCAAAAATACCCAAAACTATCATCGCCCCATATTATTGAAATCTTTCTCGGAATGATAGAAAGAAATTTGTCTGGCTGCTTTTTAAGTCTTTGTATTC harbors:
- the rsmA gene encoding 16S rRNA (adenine(1518)-N(6)/adenine(1519)-N(6))-dimethyltransferase RsmA; this translates as MNPAITKTELLSLLEKYGLSPNKKLGQNFLVDENVVRKIILFSQVEGKEVVEIGAGPGTLTVYLAKTAQKVFAVEIDKKILNVLKEVCQVISNVQIVNSDFLELNVKDLTNGNKVYIVGNLPYYVTSQILFKLFEERECIEKFTIMVQKEVAQRLLAKPGTKEYGNLTVAMNFYCEIEDYFYVSKNVFYPKPEVDSAVLRARFKIEKPNVDEKKFFKIVHACFSTRRKTILNALSNQLDIAKDELKKIIHIAGLDENLRAEDLSLDDYIRLYQCFEEEFFKS
- the yajC gene encoding preprotein translocase subunit YajC, with amino-acid sequence MSLSNLLFEIAYATGNQSSQQQAPAGATAIALLAQFIPLILMFVVLYLLIIVPQRRREKQFREMINSLIVGDEIVTNAGIIGKIVNIKDDILTIEVGADRVKLKIYKWAVKEVLKKAEPKD
- a CDS encoding radical SAM protein is translated as MEKSVGKLKIERLFSGGVITNYYCSSACKHCLYNSSPSWKKEYMPEEMADKVFKTLKKFGVFSVHIGGGEPFLNFEGLKKVINKANENGIYIEYIETNASWVENEDEVKRRLKELKNLGIETILVSISPFHNEYIPFKKVLRLIQLLNEVGIGIFPWIEGFANEIRRLNIDKTHSLSEYKDLFGENYIRHLPQRYYLTLNGRAIKTFEEYFPTKSADEIVKNSPACFELYSKNHFHMDLFGNFIPNPCVGFRISIDDLGKELDTGKYFFVNLLYTQGVRGLFEYAKENYGYTPSKKFLNKCSLCFDIRKFLVLDKNIEAPDLGPREFYLNF